The Dyadobacter sp. 676 DNA window ACAGGCAACCGGGAAGTTATGGAAAATCGCATCGACAGGCAGGTGTACCGCGCCGGGCAGTTCCTGGGAAGCCAGGGAGGGACGGCTGTGGACGTGCTGAAAAACACCCCTTCGGTGACGGTCAATAGTGAGGGCGACATTACGCTGCGCGGCTCGACCGGCTTCCTCGTGCTCGTGAACGGCAAGCCCGTGCAGACCGACCCTTCGATTATATTAAACCAGATTCCGGCGAATACTATTGAAAATGTGGAGATCATAACCAGTCCCTCGGCACGTTTCGACCCGGACGGGAAATCGGGTATTATTAACATTACCACCAAAACCGCCGATAAAAACAGCCAGAGCCTGATCGTGAATATGCAGGCCGGATTGCCTTCTGTCCATACCTACCATAATCTGAAAAATCCCCGGCGTTTCGGCGGCGACGCGGCCTGGGGCATGAAGGCAGGTAAATGGGAAGTGAACCTGAGCGGCAATTACCTCCGCAACGACCTTACCGGCCGGAGGGTGGGGGATGTGAATACGATGATCGAAGACGTTTTTACGTCCTTTCCATCCGACGGCGAGCGGAGCTTCAAGCGGTACAACTACACGGCGCGGGCTTCGGTCAGCTTCGCAGCCGACCCATCGAACGTGATTTCGGCAGGTTTTTATAAAGGATACCGTTTCCAGTCGAGGCGGGCCGATTTGGTGTACAATAATACCAAAACAGATCTCGAAACAGGGCAGAACGTGGGCAGGATTACCTATTTCAATTCCAATATCGCGCAGAAAACGGCCGATGTAATGTCGGGTAACCTGGATTACCTGCACCGCTTCGCAAACAAATCGGAGCTGACGCTTTCGGGGCTGACCGAATCGGCGGAGCTGGACGGGCTCACGACAAATGTCAACCTGTCGGAGCCGGGCAGAACCCGCGCGCTGCAAAATACACGTAACCCGAGCGGGAACCCGCTGAACGCATACCGGTTACAAGCCGACTACGTTGTTCCGATTGGCAAAGGGAAACTGGAAACCGGTTACCAATACCGGAACCAGGCACAGAAAGGTACATTTCAATATCTTGACCAGAATCTCGAAACCGGCGAATTTGTGCTGGTGCCGCAGTTTTCAAGCCGGACACGCCTGATCAACCACATCCACTCGATGTACGGCCAGTATAGCGGAAAATCGGGGAAGCTGGAATATTCGGGTGGATTGCGTTATGAATATGCGACCCGCCGGTTTACCGCCGAAGGTACCGGCACGCGCAACCTCGATTTGTCCAATTTCTTTCCTTCGGCACAATTGCAATACCAGTTTGCCAAGGGCTGGCGCGGGAAGGCCGGCTACACGCGCCGGGTGCAGCGCACGACCAATAACGAGCTGAACCCATTTCCCGAGCGCGAGCATTCCGAAACGCTCGAATCAGGGGATCCGGACATTCTGCCTGAATTTATCGGGCAGGCCGAAGCGGGCGTCGTGCGGGAGTTTGCAAAGGGGAGTGCTTTTCTGACGTTCTATAATCAGCGTATCAAAAACGTGGTCAACCGGGTCAACAGCGTATACAATGATACGATCGTTAACCGCATTTACACCAATGCCGGCCTGGCTACCTCCTGGGGGGTGGAAGTCGGCGGGAATGCGAACCTGACCAAATGGTGGCAGCTTTACGCGGGCGCGAACCTGTACCGGTATGCGATCGAGGGAGGGCTTTTCCGAAATACTGTGGTGGTGAATACGTCCAGCGTGGTGTATTCCCTGAATGCCAATACGACCTTCAAAATCGCCCCGGCTTTGCAGGTGCAGTGGGCGATCAGTTACCTGTCGAAAAGGGTGACGGCGCAGGGTGAGGACTCGCGGTTTGTGAACCCGTCGTTGTCCGTCAAAAGGACATTCCTGAAAGGTAAGCTGGCCGCGACGTTGCAATGGCAGAACATGGACCTGGGCATCGTGGGCGCCAACCGGCAGCGCATTACCACCTGGGGCAAAGATTTTTATACAACCACCAATTACATCCAGGAAACCGATATTTTCCTGATTAACCTGAGTTATAATCTAAACCAGCTCACCCGGAAAGCCAAACTCCCGTCCAGCGAATTCGGCGAACGGGAGTTTTAAAAATTACATTCCGCTGATCAGTTGCACGGCTTTCTCTAGCGGCTCGTCACGTCCGTCGGCAATGCCCTTAATCGTCGGCCTGACCTCGATTTGCGGTACGATTCCTACCTGCTGGGTTTCGCGGCCGTCGGGGTAATAAATACCGATGCCGCTAATGCCTGTGCGAAGGCCGCCGGGAAGTACTATGGGCGAAACATTGCCGTCGGCACCGGCGGTAGTGCTGCCGATCACCGTCACATTCGGTGCGGCAGAAAATGCCATCGTCGTGTATTCCGATTGGCTCAGCGTGTTTTCGTTCACAATCACGATCACTTTGCCTTTGTAGTAGTCTGCATTGGTTTTGCCCAGTTTCAGCTCGGGCGACCAGGTGAATATTCCGGGTGTTTTGGGTTTGCCAATGGTGAATTTGACGAACGGTCTAGCTTCGGGCAGCAGCATCGGGCAGAACGAAAACACCATGAAATCGGACGGGTAGCATCGCATATCCACTACCACACCCTTACTTTCAAGTATCTTCGGCGTCAGGGCAGGTAGATAACTATTTTTGAATTTTCCCGGGAAAACATAGGCGATGTCAGGACGGATCATTTTAAAGCAAGTGTCCTTCTTGTTGTAATTGGCATAAATATTGACTTTATCGCGAGAGTAAAGTGGAATGTTGGCCTTTTGTATTTTTCCATCCCTGCTGAAAGTGACCGCCACGGCCGGGTCGTTACTACGAAGCAAGTTCGGGGCCATGGTTTTCAATTGCACAACGGCATTCGAAGCGGGTGTGTAAGGCTTCTGTTCGGCGACCACCTGCGCGACCGGCCTGCCGTTAATTGTTTCAATCACGTCTCCTGGTTTCAAACCGGTTTGTTCACCCAGCTGTGCGTTGTAATAATCGACTACCACCGGTTTATTTTCAACGAACCTCAGTTCGACCGGCGCGTAATTTTTGCCGAAATGCCTGTCCAGCGCGTCATGATTGCCGTAAAGGTTCGCATGGGTGTCTTTCACGCGCGCGATAAGCGCGAGAGCGGCAAGCTTGTATTCCGTTTCGTCGGCCGCCATGACGAATTTGGGTACAAATTCCTTCAATACAGCGTACCAGTCTTCCCGAATGAGCGGTTTGTACGGAAAGAAATACTCGATCATATTCCAGTATCGAAACAACGAAAGCAGCCTGAAACCGGCGTCGGGGTAGGCCATTTCCTTATATGGATTTTCATTTTTAAAATCGGGATTGCCGACATTGGCATACGAGGCGATGTAATATTGGTCGTCCGTACGCTCGGCCCGGCGTATCGAATCCAGTCGCACTGATAATCCTTTGCCCGAAGTACCGATCCACGCCAGATTCGGCTTTATAACCGCATTGGCTGGAACCGGTTCGGCGGAAAGCGCTTTGATCGCCCCGAACTTGTCCATCCATTTGATCAGCACGCGCTGCCGTTCGGTGTCGTTTTGTGCGGCCATATAGGGCGCGGCCACGCGGAACAATTCATAATCCATATTGAAATTACCCTCCGCTACGGCCGGGTGATGGTATTTGACAAATCCCCATATCCTGCCGAGTTTCGCGACATTTTCGCACTGCTCCGTGGAAAGCGGATAACCCGGGCCGATCGCGAGCTTCGAACCGCCATCGAACGCTTTGTCGAGCGCGGCGGGAAATTCTCTTCTGGGCGGCGCCTCCATGAAGGGCTTTCCGTCTATCAGCAGTTCGAACTGGTCGGCCCAGAGGGTTCCCTGACCAACGAGCAATGCGCCGATGTGGATGTTTTCCGCGCTGGCCGGATAGGGAAGCTTGATGCTGTATTGCGCCCAGTCCCGGGTCCCGTGCAGTTTTTCGGATTGCATATTGCTGAACTGCAGCGTGCCCGATTTTCCGTCGATCCGCAACATAAGGCCCACCCAGCCTTTTTCGACGTTGGCGAACTTCATATATCCTTTCAGTTCGATTTGCTTACCGCTGTAATCTGCCGGAATCGTATTGGCCGCGCAGCCAAACTGGATATTGTCCATCGAGGACGGAGATTGGATACGCAACGCGGCTCTGCCAGTGTATTTTTCCGTCGTGTCGGTTGTGAGAACATAGCCTTTTCCCCATTCGGCCCAGGGACGCGGTAGCCCCGGCGTCACAGGTGTTTGCTCGAAATCGAGGTTAAACCCGGCGGATCGTTGTGCAATGGAGGCCGACATGCAAAGCAGGCAGAGGAGTGTTAACGGCAGGTATCGCATGAGTAGTTTTTTTGTTTGTAAGAGAAGGGTTACTAATGGTAATACTGTAACCGAATAATAAAATAATGTTACCTGACGATGAAATAAAACCGCGGTGCGCCGGTTCACAAGCCAATGCACCATAAATGCATTCAATACGGTTTTGGAAGGTTTTGCAGGCAATCGAAAAAAATCAGCATGAGGTAACCGGCTTATGGGGCGTTTCTCGCGGGATTTCTTAACACTTCCATAACCACCGGCCGGCCGGCATACCAGTATTTTTGCCGCCGGATATACTTGTACATTACCAACCACCCAACCCTAAACCCATGGATTCAAGAAGAGATTTTATTAAAAAGGCGGCGATGGTGGCCGGCGGGGCGGGCGTCGCCAGCCTGTTCCCGGAATCGGTGCAACGGGCAATGGCGATCACTCCCGACCCGGGCACCACTTACCTCGACGCCGAGCATGTGGTGATCCTGATGCAGGAAAACCGGTCGTTCGATCACAGTTACGGCAAGTTGCGGGGTGTCCGCGGCTTCAACGACCCCCGCGCCATCGATTTGCCCAATAAAAACAAAGTATGGCTTCAAACCGACCTGAAAGGTAATACTTACGCCCCGTTCAGGCTGGATATCAAAAACACCAAAGCGACGTGGATGCACGATCTCCCGCATTCGCGCGAATCGCAGGTGGACGCTTATAATGGGGGGAAATATGACAAATGGCTGACTTCCAAGCGATCGGGGCACAAGGAGTATGCCGAAATGCCGCTCACGCTCGGCTACTACGACCGCGAGGACATCCCGTTCTACTATGCATTGGCTGATGCATTCACCATTTGTGACCAGAACTTCTGCTCATCCATGACACCCACGCATCCGAACCGCTATTACCTGTGGTCGGGGACGATCCGCGAGAAGCCGGATATGGATTCGCTGGCGGTGGTACGAAACAGCTATTTTTCCATCAATAAGCCGGTAAAATGGAAGACATTCCCCGAGCGTATGCAGGAGGCCGGCATCAGCTGGAAGTTTTACCAGAACGAAATCGGTGCCGTAATGCAATTCCATCCGGGGAAGGGCTCGTGGCTCAGCAATTTCGGTTGCAACCCGCTGGAGCGGTACGCGCAGTACAGGGTGAAGTTCTCGCCGG harbors:
- a CDS encoding TonB-dependent receptor, whose amino-acid sequence is MKPFLSLAFFFCWLASAIAQGQPAVIGKVIDRQSGQALPYASVALSRSADSTLLSGVLTDEKGGFRFEKLEAGAYYLEVQYIGYRRARVSLPALAGATTELPPVAMQPDGRVLNAVEVTGNREVMENRIDRQVYRAGQFLGSQGGTAVDVLKNTPSVTVNSEGDITLRGSTGFLVLVNGKPVQTDPSIILNQIPANTIENVEIITSPSARFDPDGKSGIINITTKTADKNSQSLIVNMQAGLPSVHTYHNLKNPRRFGGDAAWGMKAGKWEVNLSGNYLRNDLTGRRVGDVNTMIEDVFTSFPSDGERSFKRYNYTARASVSFAADPSNVISAGFYKGYRFQSRRADLVYNNTKTDLETGQNVGRITYFNSNIAQKTADVMSGNLDYLHRFANKSELTLSGLTESAELDGLTTNVNLSEPGRTRALQNTRNPSGNPLNAYRLQADYVVPIGKGKLETGYQYRNQAQKGTFQYLDQNLETGEFVLVPQFSSRTRLINHIHSMYGQYSGKSGKLEYSGGLRYEYATRRFTAEGTGTRNLDLSNFFPSAQLQYQFAKGWRGKAGYTRRVQRTTNNELNPFPEREHSETLESGDPDILPEFIGQAEAGVVREFAKGSAFLTFYNQRIKNVVNRVNSVYNDTIVNRIYTNAGLATSWGVEVGGNANLTKWWQLYAGANLYRYAIEGGLFRNTVVVNTSSVVYSLNANTTFKIAPALQVQWAISYLSKRVTAQGEDSRFVNPSLSVKRTFLKGKLAATLQWQNMDLGIVGANRQRITTWGKDFYTTTNYIQETDIFLINLSYNLNQLTRKAKLPSSEFGEREF
- a CDS encoding S41 family peptidase codes for the protein MRYLPLTLLCLLCMSASIAQRSAGFNLDFEQTPVTPGLPRPWAEWGKGYVLTTDTTEKYTGRAALRIQSPSSMDNIQFGCAANTIPADYSGKQIELKGYMKFANVEKGWVGLMLRIDGKSGTLQFSNMQSEKLHGTRDWAQYSIKLPYPASAENIHIGALLVGQGTLWADQFELLIDGKPFMEAPPRREFPAALDKAFDGGSKLAIGPGYPLSTEQCENVAKLGRIWGFVKYHHPAVAEGNFNMDYELFRVAAPYMAAQNDTERQRVLIKWMDKFGAIKALSAEPVPANAVIKPNLAWIGTSGKGLSVRLDSIRRAERTDDQYYIASYANVGNPDFKNENPYKEMAYPDAGFRLLSLFRYWNMIEYFFPYKPLIREDWYAVLKEFVPKFVMAADETEYKLAALALIARVKDTHANLYGNHDALDRHFGKNYAPVELRFVENKPVVVDYYNAQLGEQTGLKPGDVIETINGRPVAQVVAEQKPYTPASNAVVQLKTMAPNLLRSNDPAVAVTFSRDGKIQKANIPLYSRDKVNIYANYNKKDTCFKMIRPDIAYVFPGKFKNSYLPALTPKILESKGVVVDMRCYPSDFMVFSFCPMLLPEARPFVKFTIGKPKTPGIFTWSPELKLGKTNADYYKGKVIVIVNENTLSQSEYTTMAFSAAPNVTVIGSTTAGADGNVSPIVLPGGLRTGISGIGIYYPDGRETQQVGIVPQIEVRPTIKGIADGRDEPLEKAVQLISGM